The following DNA comes from Colletes latitarsis isolate SP2378_abdomen chromosome 13, iyColLati1, whole genome shotgun sequence.
aagaaaaatatttctcttaagaaaatgaaatgaaaaatttaactaagtaacttttttctgaaattaaGAATGGTAATTTCAGTAAGAAGTTATTTCCCTAAAGTATGAAAAGATTAAATTTCCCAttgacatattttttttttaaatataatatgaaGTATCTtgggaaaatttattaaaaacaaaattcgatatttttgaaatcgttataTTACTTATCGATTACtttaataaataaagaattaaaaaataattaagcaAGTAATACTTTTAAGTTAATTTTTCCTTATTATTACTAAAGAATTAAACAATTAATACTTTAAGTTCATCGTCCTTATTTTTACTTGAGAATAAAAAAACGTATATTCTTAAGGAAAGTATTTTTCTCAAGAAAAAGAAGCATACAATTTTTGAGAAATCTATTTCTAAAAATCGAATAAAGGTAGAACTGCAAATATTCGACGATGCCAAGCAAAGATGTCTACAGAAACTGAAGaagaaattaattgaaaatttatatctctaaaaatgatttttcttaaatataataaaaattaagattGTTAAAAAATATCTCAGGAACAAACACACTGGATAAGGAATCGTAGTTTTCTCAAAACTAAGTAGAAGCAAAACTTGTAAATCGAAAGAATGAAAAATAAGTAGACGTCCATGGACGCGTTACCAAAGAAAATCAGTCGTATAAACTTCAAAGAAGATAGCTGCTACGAAGCACGACAAATCAAACTTTGTATTAACAATAGTTCTCTGTGTTTAAGAGATGGCATTGGAGACACGCTGATCAGTTTCATGCTTTTTTCGACGTTTCTCGAAGTATCTCCTCCTAGCACCGAGTATCATGTGTTCTTTACGACGTTGGAGGATTAGCTCTCTCTCGGTCGAAGATTTAGAAAATCGTCCTCCTAAACTGGAAGGTTCTTCgccgctgaaatttttcaatatgaACTTTTATTTACAGTATGAAACATGTACACAGCATATAAATTCATAGACAAGTTTTTTAAAGCTCTACGAACGATTATTTCGTATCTTTGGCAAAGTAAAGTAGTACAAGTATCTACGtaataaagaaacaaaattacCTGTCAGCAATAGGAATGTCAAACCTTGGGTCGGAGGGTGGCGGCGTTGAAACGGTGTTTAAGGAGACACTAATCTCAGTAGTATTCGTGTGGATCTGAGAGACGGATTCCGAATGCGGTTCTTCGATTAAATGATGAGGTGGTATCAGCACTCCATCAAGAATGTTCTCAACGGTCCATTCAACTGATCTCGTTACTCGGAGATCTTCTACAATCAGGTTGCGCGGAAAATGTGGAAATAGCTGCTGCACCTGTTTTAATAACAAATAATACGTTAATAACTTGAAAAATTTCTAGACACGTTTGTCAACTTAAAGCAGATCCTACCTGTCTGATCATAGCGTCCATTTGGGAGTTGTTGTGCGCGATGGTAGAAATGTTTCCACGTAATCTATTATGAGAAACTTCGACGGAGAAGCTCGGTAACCAAGAAACGTATCTCGAGCCATCGAAATGGAAGAAATGATTTTCGTTTCGTCTGGCTGGTGTCTGTGGTTCCGTCGATAGTTCTTGCGTGTTCTCACGATGATTCGGTTGCATGTTCAAAGCAAGTCTACAGGTGGGACAAGATGTGTCTTGCTCTAGCCAGGATTGTAAACACGAATTATGAAAGAGATGACTACATGGTAGTTTTCTAGCAGTTTCCATTTTCTCCCAACAAATAGCACAATTGTCCGAGTTCTCTGCCAGTTCCTCTTGCGTTGCCATTGGATAACTGAAATAAATATCCAAACGGATTATTTAAATCTACTAAGATATTGtctattaaacaaatttataaggTATGCTTACTTCTGTTCCATATGATTTAAGACAGCAAGATAGTTTCTGTGTTTTGTAATTTTCCGCTGTATTTCGTAGAAAAGGTACCTAAGCTGCATGCATATTACAAGGGAGGCCATGCTCAAAAAGATGTTGCTCCAAAGTAGCATGTGGACATGATGGAGGAAGTTTATAACCAATATTATTAGCTCTGCCAATAGATCCGTATAATAGGTTAAAAGACCTCTCTTGTCCCAAGAACGTTGGAAAGGGGTTCCAGCTCCTCGCGTATCATACAGGTGAATAATGTAACGCACCATTACGCGAATTGTTCTCACACCTAATAGCATGCACTGTTAAcaaggaaattaaaatatcatTATTACATCTTTCTCCAAAGTATCATACAAATATGGTTGAATTAACTAATGCGGTTGACATATAAAAATGCACAATATAAAATTGATATTACCTCTGCTGCTGTGAAGACAAATGTGTTGAATGAAACGAAGAAGAAAGCTGCAGCTGTCCATAGTAGCAGCATGAAAGAAGATAATGCTAGAATTGCAGTAAGAAGTCCAAGAAGTTTCGCATGACTCCAGCCTGGTGTAGTTGGTGAAAAGGAC
Coding sequences within:
- the LOC143349367 gene encoding E3 ubiquitin-protein ligase AMFR isoform X1, whose amino-acid sequence is MPMEILDRLPIPNLRVYTAVSFTVLSCSVFYAVQIIKDPAWKSNHTYVEIESNVITGDAESDPRNFGMHLKELLECMLDEPICIWTLINMAYCVLILLGKSIQKLVFGELRASERQHLKDKFWNFVFHKFIFLFGVLNVQYMDEVVLWWAWFTALGFLSLLSQLCKDRFQYLSFSPTTPGWSHAKLLGLLTAILALSSFMLLLWTAAAFFFVSFNTFVFTAAECMLLGVRTIRVMVRYIIHLYDTRGAGTPFQRSWDKRGLLTYYTDLLAELIILVINFLHHVHMLLWSNIFLSMASLVICMQLRYLFYEIQRKITKHRNYLAVLNHMEQNYPMATQEELAENSDNCAICWEKMETARKLPCSHLFHNSCLQSWLEQDTSCPTCRLALNMQPNHRENTQELSTEPQTPARRNENHFFHFDGSRYVSWLPSFSVEVSHNRLRGNISTIAHNNSQMDAMIRQVQQLFPHFPRNLIVEDLRVTRSVEWTVENILDGVLIPPHHLIEEPHSESVSQIHTNTTEISVSLNTVSTPPPSDPRFDIPIADSGEEPSSLGGRFSKSSTERELILQRRKEHMILGARRRYFEKRRKKHETDQRVSNAIS
- the LOC143349367 gene encoding E3 ubiquitin-protein ligase AMFR isoform X2, encoding MPMEILDRLPIPNLRVYTAVSFTVLSCSVFYAVQIIKDPAWKSNHTYVEIESNVITGDAESDPRNFGMHLKELLECMLDEPICIWTLINMAYCVLILLGKSIQKLVFGELRASERQHLKDKFWNFVFHKFIFLFGVLNVQYMDEVVLWWAWFTALGFLSLLSQLCKDRFQYLSFSPTTPGWSHAKLLGLLTAILALSSFMLLLWTAAAFFFVSFNTFVFTAAECMLLGVRTIRVMVRYIIHLYDTRGAGTPFQRSWDKRGLLTYYTDLLAELIILVINFLHHVHMLLWSNIFLSMASLVICMQLRYLFYEIQRKITKHRNYLAVLNHMEQNYPMATQEELAENSDNCAICWEKMETARKLPCSHLFHNSCLQSWLEQDTSCPTCRLALNMQPNHRENTQELSTEPQTPARRNENHFFHFDGSRYVSWLPSFSVEVSHNRLRGNISTIAHNNSQMDAMIRQVQQLFPHFPRNLIVEDLRVTRSVEWTVENILDGVLIPPHHLIEEPHSESVSQIHTNTTEISVSLNTVSTPPPSDPSGEEPSSLGGRFSKSSTERELILQRRKEHMILGARRRYFEKRRKKHETDQRVSNAIS